The genomic interval ATTCGTACAACACGAACATATTGGTAGAAGAGAACATGACAacaaaaagggtaaaaagaaCACATAACCCAACTAAAAAAGGCAGAACATCATGAAAAACAGCAAACAAAGATCTTACATAGAACACCCCAACTCAAAGAATCAACAGAGAATTAGAAGAGCACAACACATACTCTGCTTTAAACACGAGATGACAACACCTGGAAAATCACATTCGAAACTTCAATGTTTACTAATTACAATACGTACGAACTCACCTTTTTTGTTGGAACAACTGAAACAGGAGATAATGATTGTTGGCGGTCTTCAACTGAGTTATGGGAAAGCTATCACAAAGAGGAAGATTAGtataattaaaaggaaaaataaatggcAAAGTTAActtaaagaggaaaaaaatgtgAACCGAGCACAAAATTGTTTACCTCTTCATTACTGATTGATTTACTGTTTGAGCCATTCATAAAACCGATACTCTGTACGTATGCTTGCATCTCAGCCTTCACTTTTTCCTTCACCTTTTCATCCAttctttcatccatttttgcttCCATATTTTGTTTTGCTTCAGCCAACTTTTTATCCATATCAATTTGGATTGCTACGGTAGCTTTTTGAACTTCTATCTCAACCCTTGCATCAAAATCTCGTTGCTCCAACTGTGATCGTTTATATACTGGGCCATAAACTAGACTTGGAGCTGCTCCTTTTCCTAGAGTTCGAACAATCCCATGAGTGTCCGGTCCCATTACTTGTGAATATATATCATTGCGAGCACTTCCAGGGACATTTAACTCGGGATACACCTCAGCAAGATCATCcatttgtttctttttgaaagaaaggtaaattgACAGAAAGTTAATAGAATCTTATAATGGAGTTAAAGTACCTTAATATTTATAAAGAATAAGAATTTACCATAACTTCACcggctatgtcatttattggTTGTTTATTCTCTCTAGTGTGAGTTTTTTTCCACACCTCAATACGAGTTGGCTTTACACCATTATTCTCTTTTGTCATCTGTTGAATAGTAAGAGATTATCGTAAAATATGCAAGGAATCAAGAATTAATACATAAATTGCAGAAAATAGATAGTGATTATGTCATACATCATCTATAATTTGAGCAAGACTTTTTCTTCCTGATGTGTGTGGCATAGTCAACTTTTTTCGACTTTCTTTGTTTCTCTCGCTCTTTTCCTAGAAAAGATAAACACAATAATATATGAGATAATAGTCAAGGAGTAGCAGaaaatgattattgatattaatGGAATACCTTTGCTTCTTTTGAACTCCAATAATGAACTAATGAACGCCACTGATCTTCTGCAACCCTCTTTGGACGATGAGCTAAGCGCTCAATATCAGTATTATACGGGTCATAGCCACTACATTTTGCTTCATGCTTCCACTCTTTCCATTTAGATCCAACTGACATCATCAAAATGCGTCTCATATCATCAGTTGCATCAGTATtttcctacatatatatatgtaacacaCAACTCATTtatacaagaaaaatatataaaaataaaaacatctTAGT from Lycium ferocissimum isolate CSIRO_LF1 unplaced genomic scaffold, AGI_CSIRO_Lferr_CH_V1 ctg25686, whole genome shotgun sequence carries:
- the LOC132043507 gene encoding uncharacterized protein LOC132043507 translates to SWQRNERQPIQSGNLSRNDSHDIENLPDYSESEEQSKRPRGPTMMHSGWGKDGDNLHVELNDRGQVIGPEAARLHSKLGVIARNDILAPLNHRDWRLVPDMHKDIIWSDIKENTDATDDMRRILMMSVGSKWKEWKHEAKCSGYDPYNTDIERLAHRPKRVAEDQWRSLVHYWSSKEAKEKSERNKESRKKLTMPHTSGRKSLAQIIDDMTKENNGVKPTRIEVWKKTHTRENKQPINDIAGEVMKQMDDLAEVYPELNVPGSARNDIYSQVMGPDTHGIVRTLGKGAAPSLVYGPVYKRSQLEQRDFDARVEIEVQKATVAIQIDMDKKLAEAKQNMEAKMDERMDEKVKEKVKAEMQAYVQSIGFMNGSNSKSISNEELSHNSVEDRQQSLSPVSVVPTKKVNLIKNTTNNGVDTQKKNTFEECVIPIIGK